The following are from one region of the Rosistilla carotiformis genome:
- a CDS encoding 6-pyruvoyl trahydropterin synthase family protein: MTATASYRVEVCKEAFVFSAAHFITFAGDICERLHGHNYGVKVAVEGPLDANQYVVDFIALRDAVLHETMQLDHHVLLPRDHAEISVREEQGEIVARFRERRWVFPKEDCIVLPVVNTTAEELARVIAQRVCEQTRSKFGNAISMIEVGVDENHGQWGVCRLPW, encoded by the coding sequence ATGACGGCAACTGCAAGTTACCGAGTCGAAGTCTGCAAAGAGGCGTTTGTCTTTTCGGCGGCTCATTTCATTACGTTTGCTGGCGACATCTGCGAACGACTGCACGGCCATAACTATGGTGTGAAAGTTGCCGTCGAAGGGCCTTTGGATGCCAATCAGTATGTCGTCGACTTCATCGCGCTCCGCGACGCGGTGTTGCACGAGACGATGCAGCTGGACCATCATGTGCTGCTGCCGCGCGATCATGCGGAGATCAGCGTCCGCGAGGAACAAGGGGAAATCGTGGCCCGATTCCGGGAGCGGCGGTGGGTCTTCCCGAAAGAGGATTGCATCGTGCTGCCGGTGGTCAATACAACCGCGGAAGAATTGGCGCGGGTGATCGCCCAGCGCGTTTGCGAGCAGACACGGTCGAAGTTTGGGAATGCGATTAGCATGATCGAAGTCGGCGTCGACGAGAATCACGGCCAGTGGGGAGTTTGTCGATTGCCATGGTAA
- a CDS encoding methyltransferase domain-containing protein, with translation MVKGWLKERRREPEWMDQPDLDPQLHHDALAGLTRVNAISGTTASLWGPISKLANSSGEPLRVLDVASGGGDVAIGLAQQAAKSGLPVQVDGCDMSDVALAYAQQRADTLGLNVNFLRADVLSDPLPTGYDVICCSLFLHHFDPPEVIQLLTAMRDSGARMIVISDLLRTRLGYVMCWAGIRLLTRSRMCHVDGPLSVQGAFTRSELRELADRAGLREMVLKNVWPQRLLMTWER, from the coding sequence ATGGTAAAAGGCTGGTTAAAGGAACGTCGCCGCGAACCCGAGTGGATGGATCAGCCCGATCTGGATCCACAGCTGCATCACGATGCGCTGGCGGGACTCACGCGGGTCAATGCAATCAGTGGAACGACAGCGTCGCTGTGGGGGCCAATCTCGAAACTTGCAAATTCAAGCGGCGAACCGCTCCGCGTCTTGGACGTTGCCAGCGGAGGGGGCGATGTGGCAATCGGTTTGGCGCAGCAGGCGGCGAAGTCGGGGCTGCCGGTGCAGGTCGACGGCTGCGACATGAGTGACGTGGCGCTCGCCTACGCTCAACAACGCGCCGACACGTTGGGCTTAAACGTCAATTTTCTTCGAGCGGATGTTTTGAGTGATCCGTTGCCGACCGGGTACGATGTGATCTGTTGTTCGCTGTTTTTACATCACTTTGATCCGCCAGAGGTGATTCAATTGTTGACGGCAATGCGCGACAGTGGGGCGCGGATGATCGTGATTAGCGATCTACTGAGGACTCGGCTCGGCTACGTGATGTGCTGGGCGGGAATCCGTTTGTTGACACGAAGCCGCATGTGCCACGTCGATGGACCGCTGTCGGTTCAGGGGGCGTTTACGCGTTCTGAGTTAAGAGAACTGGCCGATCGAGCGGGACTGCGGGAAATGGTCCTGAAAAACGTCTGGCCACAACGTTTACTGATGACTTGGGAACGATAG
- a CDS encoding pectate lyase, whose product MVIAIAATPIARVDGDEPPTREQAVAAMHRAVKFFRDRASAGGGYVFRLSEDLSLREGEGKVGDSTAWIEPPATPAVGLAYLNAYRLTNDPILLDAAQQTATALINGQLVSGGWGEQIEFAPRDRARYAYRVDSMEVGKRRNTSTLDDNKTQSSLRFLMQLDSELEFRDAKLHEAARYGLDRVLAAQYRNGAWPQRFDGPNDQAEVPVVKASFPEQSPKTFPKQKYDSFYTLNDNTHCDVIATMLEAWDTYQDSRYQEAAVRGGDFLLLAQLPQPQPGWAQQYDYQMHPVWARKFEPPSISGGESQGAMQMLLHMYRRTGDPRYLEAVRTALPYFKQSLRDDGQLPRFLELQTNRPLYLTRKYALTYDDNDLPTHYGFVVKSKLDSIERELRKVESLPADQLWRPGKRKTPKMSDALAKAASQRIESLDQRGAWVEKGELKTHAKTPGGRVISSATFIKNLNVLAEYVAATNR is encoded by the coding sequence GTGGTAATCGCGATTGCTGCCACACCGATTGCGCGGGTCGATGGCGACGAACCGCCGACGCGCGAACAGGCGGTGGCGGCGATGCATCGCGCCGTGAAGTTCTTTCGCGATCGCGCATCGGCAGGGGGCGGGTATGTGTTTCGTTTGAGCGAGGATCTTTCGCTGCGAGAAGGCGAAGGCAAGGTTGGCGATTCGACAGCATGGATCGAACCTCCAGCAACGCCCGCGGTGGGGTTGGCCTATCTGAACGCGTACCGTTTGACCAACGATCCAATCTTGTTGGACGCGGCGCAGCAAACCGCAACGGCTTTGATCAACGGGCAATTGGTTTCCGGCGGTTGGGGCGAACAGATCGAATTTGCACCGCGCGATCGGGCTCGGTACGCGTATCGCGTCGATTCGATGGAGGTTGGCAAGCGACGCAATACGAGCACGCTGGACGATAATAAAACGCAGTCCTCGTTGCGATTTTTGATGCAGTTGGATAGCGAGCTGGAATTTCGCGATGCCAAGCTGCATGAAGCGGCTCGATACGGATTGGACCGCGTCTTGGCAGCTCAATACCGCAACGGAGCTTGGCCGCAGCGATTCGATGGTCCCAACGATCAGGCCGAGGTTCCTGTCGTTAAGGCGAGCTTTCCAGAGCAGTCGCCGAAGACGTTTCCCAAACAGAAATACGATTCGTTTTATACGCTCAACGACAACACCCATTGCGACGTGATCGCCACGATGCTGGAAGCTTGGGACACTTACCAAGATTCACGCTACCAAGAGGCAGCGGTGCGCGGCGGCGACTTTTTGCTGTTGGCTCAGCTGCCGCAACCTCAGCCGGGTTGGGCGCAACAGTATGACTACCAGATGCATCCGGTATGGGCTCGGAAGTTCGAGCCGCCATCGATCTCCGGGGGCGAGTCGCAGGGAGCGATGCAGATGTTGTTGCACATGTACCGCCGGACCGGGGACCCGCGTTATCTGGAGGCCGTGCGGACCGCCCTCCCCTACTTCAAACAATCGCTGCGAGACGATGGGCAATTGCCGCGATTTTTGGAACTGCAAACCAATCGTCCGTTGTATCTGACCCGCAAATACGCGTTGACGTACGACGATAACGATCTGCCAACGCACTATGGATTTGTCGTGAAGTCAAAACTGGATTCGATCGAACGGGAACTTCGCAAGGTCGAATCGCTCCCCGCGGATCAGCTTTGGCGTCCCGGTAAAAGGAAAACGCCGAAGATGAGTGATGCGTTGGCGAAGGCGGCATCCCAACGGATCGAATCGCTGGACCAACGTGGAGCTTGGGTGGAGAAGGGGGAATTAAAAACGCACGCCAAGACACCTGGAGGGCGGGTCATTTCGAGTGCAACGTTTATCAAGAACTTAAATGTGTTAGCGGAATATGTCGCCGCGACCAATCGCTAG
- a CDS encoding J domain-containing protein, with protein sequence MPDASEPIDPYHKWLGIPKSQQPPTHYRLLGIEPFEGNPEVIDAAASRQVAYLHQLTSGPHRRLTQKLMNEIAQARRVLMDDASREKYDAQLRERSGEKPASPKPKNKIDFGTFPAIDFGEKTPRKSANAGSVAVVRGPTGEEPAAIAAQSESPPPRRGRSKKAWWQKNDWRIHLGISAITVVIFVVYLLFWGPGSNERFVPEGNFEQPKIQNFDDKFTD encoded by the coding sequence ATGCCCGACGCTTCCGAACCGATCGATCCTTATCACAAGTGGCTGGGAATTCCCAAGTCGCAACAGCCGCCGACGCACTACCGATTGCTGGGGATCGAGCCGTTTGAAGGCAATCCCGAAGTGATCGACGCTGCCGCCAGTCGCCAGGTCGCTTATCTTCATCAACTGACCTCCGGGCCTCATCGCCGCTTGACGCAGAAGTTGATGAACGAGATCGCTCAGGCGCGTCGCGTGCTGATGGACGATGCGTCGCGGGAGAAGTACGACGCGCAGCTGCGCGAGCGATCGGGGGAGAAGCCTGCGTCCCCCAAGCCAAAAAACAAGATCGACTTTGGTACTTTCCCCGCGATCGACTTTGGTGAAAAGACGCCCAGGAAGTCAGCGAATGCGGGATCCGTCGCGGTTGTCCGTGGGCCCACCGGGGAAGAACCCGCGGCCATTGCGGCTCAGTCGGAATCCCCGCCACCACGGCGCGGAAGATCAAAAAAAGCTTGGTGGCAGAAGAATGACTGGCGAATCCATCTGGGGATCTCCGCCATTACCGTCGTGATCTTCGTCGTCTATCTACTGTTCTGGGGCCCTGGATCGAACGAGCGGTTTGTTCCCGAGGGGAACTTTGAACAACCCAAGATCCAGAACTTCGACGACAAGTTTACCGATTAA
- a CDS encoding CCA tRNA nucleotidyltransferase gives MTDSDQPLDPRERFARSVVQKLTDAGHIAYFAGGCVRDRILGLRPKDFDVATDATPDRIRELFGRRRTLAIGAAFGVVSVLGRKGAGEDPIEVATFRSDGDYSDGRRPDSVVFSSPEHDAQRRDFTINGLFYDPIAGRVIDFVDGRSDLQAGVLRAIGDPDARICEDKLRMLRAVRMATVFGFEIESATRDALHRHAAEIDVVSNERVGAEMRRLLAATAAFDGLATLRETRISDVVFPQLAEIWEAAIPQADLPAQFSFPAATGAVLLSKLLGARRECDFVSGLIVCLLAIQWSGGDSGNALRRIADLWRLSNEETARAAFALESLSTVLQADRQPWSIVQPVLAARYAGDAVTLAETVTRAMDLPGEAVAVARQRLGWDRARLDPPALLSGNTLQKLGLTPGPGFREILQDVRARQLDGELNDAEVATGYVRQTYF, from the coding sequence GTGACCGACTCCGACCAGCCGCTCGACCCTCGCGAACGCTTCGCCCGCAGCGTCGTGCAAAAACTAACCGATGCCGGCCACATCGCCTACTTCGCCGGCGGCTGTGTCCGCGACCGGATCCTCGGTCTGCGGCCCAAGGATTTTGACGTCGCCACCGACGCCACGCCCGATCGAATTCGCGAACTCTTCGGTCGACGGCGAACGCTGGCGATCGGGGCGGCCTTTGGAGTGGTCAGTGTATTGGGTCGCAAAGGTGCCGGGGAAGACCCGATCGAAGTCGCGACCTTCCGCAGCGATGGCGATTACAGCGACGGCCGTCGCCCCGATTCGGTGGTTTTCAGTTCTCCCGAACACGATGCCCAACGACGCGACTTTACGATCAACGGCCTGTTCTACGATCCGATCGCCGGCCGAGTGATCGATTTCGTCGACGGACGCAGCGATCTCCAGGCGGGTGTGTTGCGGGCGATCGGCGATCCCGACGCGCGGATCTGCGAAGACAAGTTGCGGATGCTGCGAGCCGTCCGGATGGCGACGGTATTCGGATTTGAGATCGAATCGGCAACCCGCGACGCGCTCCATCGTCATGCCGCCGAAATCGATGTCGTCAGCAACGAACGGGTCGGCGCCGAGATGCGGCGTCTGTTAGCCGCGACCGCCGCTTTCGATGGGCTCGCGACGCTCCGCGAGACTCGGATCAGCGACGTCGTCTTTCCCCAGTTGGCTGAAATCTGGGAGGCGGCGATTCCTCAAGCCGATCTGCCAGCGCAGTTCTCCTTCCCCGCAGCAACCGGCGCCGTGCTGCTGTCGAAACTATTGGGGGCGCGGCGCGAGTGTGACTTCGTCTCGGGATTGATCGTTTGCCTGTTGGCGATCCAGTGGAGCGGTGGTGATTCGGGCAATGCGCTCCGTCGAATCGCCGACTTGTGGCGATTGTCGAACGAAGAGACGGCGCGGGCTGCGTTTGCTTTAGAGAGTTTGTCGACGGTGCTGCAAGCCGATCGCCAGCCCTGGTCGATCGTGCAGCCAGTCCTCGCGGCTCGCTACGCTGGCGATGCGGTCACGCTTGCCGAAACCGTGACCCGCGCGATGGACCTGCCGGGCGAAGCGGTCGCCGTCGCGCGACAGCGACTCGGCTGGGATCGCGCCCGACTCGATCCGCCTGCGCTCCTCAGTGGCAACACACTGCAGAAACTGGGGCTCACCCCGGGCCCAGGATTTCGCGAGATCCTACAAGACGTGCGGGCTCGCCAACTGGACGGTGAATTAAACGATGCGGAAGTGGCAACCGGATATGTTCGCCAAACTTACTTTTAG
- a CDS encoding acetylxylan esterase — MRRFSLLRSHALLLAFALPLLVSNAPLHAAEAYALSVAADRDDAIYDSGEAAAFVISVKQGDQPATDGKLTYVVDDFLRSGKSGGYPEGEVSLDGKPIRVAVTSDQPNVLRCQVTFTPAEGKPIRRMAGLAFSPTEIQPSMPVPDDFDAFWAEQKRQLAEVEITPTLTPVAYRDEQIACFDVQVPCLGGAPVSGYFAKPEAAEAKSLPAILWVHGAGVRSSSLANAIKGANAGMLSMDINAHGIPNGKPAEFYAQQSGGPLNNYRYAGRDSRETSYFRGMFLRLVRAIDFLTMQPEWNGREVIVIGHSQGGGQALVAGGLDPRVTLIATGVPAICDHTGNVAGRVNGWPKLVPNGPDGKPEPAALEASRYVDSVNFASRCKADAIMSVGFVDVTCPPTSCYAAYNALLGEKTMINEPLMGHNAPAHIQKAFFDRVLEHVEQSQPAAAK, encoded by the coding sequence ATGCGTCGATTCTCTCTCCTCCGCAGCCATGCGCTGCTGCTCGCGTTCGCTCTTCCTCTCCTCGTCTCCAACGCTCCACTGCACGCCGCCGAAGCTTATGCCTTGAGCGTCGCTGCCGATCGCGACGACGCGATCTACGATTCGGGCGAAGCCGCTGCATTTGTGATCTCGGTGAAGCAGGGGGATCAACCGGCGACCGATGGGAAGCTGACCTATGTGGTCGACGATTTTTTGCGGAGCGGCAAAAGCGGAGGTTATCCCGAAGGAGAGGTTTCGCTCGATGGGAAGCCAATTCGCGTCGCGGTGACATCGGACCAACCGAATGTCTTGCGATGCCAAGTCACCTTCACACCGGCCGAGGGCAAGCCGATTCGCAGGATGGCGGGACTCGCGTTTTCGCCGACCGAGATCCAACCGAGCATGCCGGTCCCCGATGACTTCGACGCCTTCTGGGCCGAGCAGAAACGCCAACTAGCCGAAGTCGAGATCACGCCGACGCTGACCCCCGTCGCCTACAGGGACGAACAAATCGCATGCTTTGACGTTCAAGTTCCCTGCTTGGGCGGCGCTCCCGTATCGGGATATTTTGCCAAGCCAGAAGCGGCGGAAGCGAAGAGCTTGCCAGCGATTTTGTGGGTTCATGGCGCGGGCGTGCGAAGCTCGTCGCTCGCCAACGCAATCAAAGGTGCCAACGCGGGGATGCTGTCGATGGACATCAACGCGCACGGAATTCCCAACGGCAAGCCCGCTGAATTCTACGCTCAACAGAGTGGCGGCCCGCTGAATAACTATCGTTATGCCGGCCGCGACAGCCGCGAGACAAGCTATTTCCGTGGGATGTTTTTGCGACTGGTTCGCGCGATCGACTTCCTGACGATGCAACCGGAATGGAACGGACGTGAAGTGATCGTGATCGGTCACAGCCAAGGGGGCGGCCAAGCATTGGTCGCTGGCGGATTGGATCCGCGTGTCACCTTGATCGCGACCGGCGTCCCGGCGATCTGCGATCACACCGGAAACGTCGCCGGCCGCGTCAACGGCTGGCCGAAACTGGTTCCCAACGGGCCCGATGGAAAGCCCGAACCGGCGGCACTGGAAGCGTCGCGCTACGTCGACTCGGTCAACTTCGCCTCGCGATGCAAGGCCGACGCGATCATGAGCGTCGGTTTTGTCGATGTCACCTGTCCGCCGACTAGCTGTTACGCCGCGTACAACGCGTTGTTGGGCGAGAAGACGATGATCAATGAACCTTTGATGGGACACAACGCGCCGGCTCATATCCAGAAAGCGTTCTTCGATCGCGTGCTTGAGCACGTCGAACAAAGTCAACCCGCAGCGGCCAAGTAG
- a CDS encoding sialidase family protein — MSTASLSVNPKHHLRIAIIIAICVGANLATLARADEPLIASISKQTLWENRDGKGATWFHPRACMMPGPDGKPIALMTIQEIGGSDYFGPVCWSTSTDLGKTWSDPEPIPALGRDPIPGRSDDLKAAVCDVVPQYHPQSNSVLALGHVVFYKGKYFARNEQLSRYPVYATRAADGTWSPRKILQWEDPRNTSIYSNGCGQRVVLPNGDVQMSFTFGPGEKNRMVAGVHAAYDGDQLTMREVGPPLENRHGRGLLEPSVTEFDGKFWMTIRAEDNRGYVSSSDDGLNWSPKKAWAWEDGTPIGMSTTQQHWLTHSDGLFLVYTREDASNTNVMRWRSPLWVAQVDVERQCLIRETEQVALPLVGDGVNEPNQVALMGNFHVTHASPDESWITVGEWMPRDGYRGDVLLARIRWSRPNRLPLW; from the coding sequence ATGTCTACCGCAAGTTTATCCGTTAACCCGAAGCACCACCTGCGGATCGCCATCATAATCGCAATTTGCGTGGGAGCGAACTTGGCGACGCTTGCCCGCGCCGACGAACCGCTGATCGCTTCGATCTCCAAGCAAACGCTGTGGGAAAATCGCGATGGCAAGGGAGCGACTTGGTTTCATCCGCGAGCCTGCATGATGCCGGGCCCCGATGGCAAACCGATCGCGCTGATGACGATTCAAGAGATCGGCGGGTCAGACTATTTCGGCCCTGTCTGTTGGTCGACGTCGACTGATCTGGGGAAGACGTGGAGCGATCCCGAACCGATTCCGGCGTTGGGACGCGATCCGATCCCGGGCCGTAGCGACGACTTGAAAGCTGCGGTCTGCGACGTCGTTCCGCAGTACCACCCCCAATCGAATTCGGTCCTCGCCCTGGGGCACGTCGTCTTTTATAAAGGCAAATATTTTGCTCGGAACGAACAGTTGTCGCGCTATCCCGTTTATGCCACCCGCGCCGCCGATGGCACTTGGTCGCCGCGGAAGATCCTCCAGTGGGAAGATCCACGCAACACCTCCATCTACTCCAATGGATGTGGTCAACGCGTCGTGTTGCCCAATGGCGACGTGCAGATGTCGTTCACCTTTGGGCCCGGAGAGAAGAACCGGATGGTCGCGGGTGTCCACGCAGCTTACGACGGCGACCAACTGACGATGCGTGAAGTCGGCCCGCCGCTGGAGAACCGCCACGGCCGCGGATTGCTGGAACCAAGCGTGACCGAGTTTGATGGCAAGTTCTGGATGACGATCCGCGCCGAAGACAATCGCGGATATGTCAGCAGCAGCGACGACGGGCTGAACTGGTCGCCTAAAAAGGCGTGGGCATGGGAAGACGGCACACCGATCGGAATGTCGACAACGCAACAACACTGGCTGACACACAGCGACGGGCTGTTTCTGGTCTACACGCGTGAGGACGCTTCCAACACAAACGTCATGCGTTGGCGTTCACCTCTGTGGGTCGCACAGGTCGATGTGGAGCGACAATGCTTGATCCGAGAGACCGAACAAGTCGCATTGCCGCTGGTCGGCGATGGAGTGAACGAACCCAATCAAGTTGCCTTGATGGGCAACTTCCACGTCACCCACGCCAGCCCCGACGAATCGTGGATCACGGTCGGGGAATGGATGCCAAGGGATGGATACCGCGGCGATGTGCTGCTGGCTCGTATCCGTTGGTCCCGTCCCAATCGTCTGCCGCTGTGGTAA
- a CDS encoding NUDIX domain-containing protein, with translation MDTNKDRADRRQRTGMGVVGVILREDRFLLIRRSKTVTAPGFVCFAGGGVEAGESEQDALVREMQEELAIDIVPTQRIWESVTRWGTELGWWLIEAAHDLDPVPNPAEVEEIFWLKRSEITPRRDLLGSMPDFLGAWQQGAFKLPIDY, from the coding sequence ATGGACACAAACAAGGATCGTGCCGATCGACGCCAACGGACCGGGATGGGAGTCGTCGGTGTCATTTTACGCGAAGATCGGTTTCTGTTGATCCGTCGCAGCAAAACGGTCACCGCGCCGGGATTCGTCTGTTTCGCTGGCGGCGGCGTCGAAGCGGGAGAGTCGGAACAGGACGCCTTGGTTCGCGAGATGCAAGAAGAACTGGCGATCGACATCGTCCCCACCCAACGGATCTGGGAGAGCGTTACGCGATGGGGGACCGAACTGGGATGGTGGTTGATCGAAGCGGCCCACGATTTGGATCCGGTTCCCAACCCAGCCGAGGTCGAAGAGATTTTCTGGCTCAAGCGAAGCGAGATCACTCCGCGGCGGGATCTGTTGGGCAGCATGCCCGATTTTTTAGGAGCTTGGCAGCAAGGGGCGTTCAAGCTGCCGATCGATTACTGA
- a CDS encoding DEAD/DEAH box helicase, with product MISEPLAFETPKLLSVKLNNIKIKTTGFDFPESPMWGKKSEEKIVRKKVQPADEIVVPEEDPEPKAKKKKSATRIEPPSDVIKLQDRLYYLLQPPMESLVGSGELNFPFKPFPYQFDGIAFLFPRYAAVLADEMGLGKTMQAISTIRFLLCSGEASSILLVCPKPLVTNWQREFKLWAPEIPVGIVEGDAEKRAWQWRHRATPVKIANYELLMRDRDVVTDPELKFDLVALDEAQRIKNRNSTTSKIVHAISRKRSWALTGTPIENSPNDLVGIFEFLSPGYLNNDMTPLALGKATRDFVLRRTKDKVLTDMPPRLFRDAELDLTPEQWATYQQAEDSGVIQLEEMGKSLTVQHVFELVLRLKQICNFDPATGTSTKMERLVADMEEVAASGHKAIVFSQWVKSIDKMRPALERFGPLEYHGRIPHKKRDGVIDQFKNDPSKHVILMSYGAGSVGLNLQFCRYVFLFDRWWNPAIEDQAINRAHRIGAAGSVTITRMLAMNTIEQRIAEVLDQKRELFESVFSDSASPGTVGLSRDDIFGLFKLRTPEGIVKTI from the coding sequence TTGATCAGCGAACCGCTGGCCTTCGAGACGCCGAAGCTGCTGTCGGTCAAGTTGAACAATATCAAGATCAAGACGACCGGCTTCGATTTCCCAGAATCGCCGATGTGGGGAAAGAAGTCGGAAGAGAAGATCGTCCGCAAGAAGGTCCAACCGGCCGACGAGATCGTTGTTCCGGAAGAGGATCCAGAGCCGAAGGCGAAGAAAAAGAAGTCGGCCACGCGGATCGAGCCGCCGTCGGATGTGATCAAGCTACAGGACCGGTTGTACTATCTGTTGCAGCCGCCGATGGAATCGCTGGTCGGTTCGGGCGAGTTGAACTTTCCGTTTAAGCCTTTCCCGTATCAGTTCGATGGGATCGCGTTTCTGTTCCCCCGCTACGCCGCCGTGTTGGCCGATGAGATGGGGCTGGGCAAAACGATGCAGGCGATCAGCACGATCCGGTTCCTGTTGTGTTCGGGCGAAGCGAGCAGCATTCTGCTGGTCTGCCCCAAGCCACTAGTTACCAACTGGCAGCGCGAGTTCAAACTCTGGGCTCCCGAGATTCCTGTGGGAATCGTCGAGGGAGATGCGGAGAAGCGGGCTTGGCAGTGGCGGCATCGGGCGACGCCGGTGAAGATCGCCAATTACGAATTGCTGATGCGCGATCGCGACGTCGTCACCGACCCCGAATTGAAATTTGATCTGGTCGCGTTGGACGAAGCTCAACGGATCAAGAACCGCAACAGCACGACCAGCAAGATCGTCCATGCGATCTCTCGCAAACGGTCGTGGGCGCTGACCGGAACGCCGATCGAAAACAGCCCCAACGATCTGGTCGGGATCTTCGAGTTTTTGTCGCCTGGATATCTGAACAACGACATGACGCCGTTGGCGTTGGGCAAAGCGACTCGCGACTTTGTCTTGCGACGCACCAAAGATAAAGTGCTCACCGACATGCCGCCGCGGTTGTTCCGCGACGCCGAATTGGATCTGACTCCCGAACAATGGGCGACCTATCAACAGGCCGAAGATAGCGGCGTGATCCAGTTGGAAGAGATGGGCAAATCGCTGACCGTCCAGCACGTCTTTGAGCTCGTCCTGCGGCTGAAACAGATCTGCAACTTCGACCCCGCCACCGGGACCAGCACCAAGATGGAACGCTTGGTCGCCGACATGGAAGAGGTGGCGGCGAGCGGACACAAGGCGATCGTCTTCAGCCAATGGGTCAAGAGTATCGACAAGATGCGGCCGGCGCTCGAACGCTTTGGGCCGCTGGAATATCACGGCAGGATCCCGCACAAAAAGCGGGACGGCGTAATCGATCAATTTAAGAACGATCCCAGCAAGCATGTGATCTTGATGAGCTACGGAGCGGGAAGCGTGGGGCTGAACCTTCAGTTCTGCCGGTACGTCTTCCTGTTCGATCGTTGGTGGAATCCGGCGATCGAGGATCAAGCGATCAACCGCGCCCACCGGATTGGAGCGGCCGGATCGGTGACGATCACGCGGATGCTGGCGATGAACACGATCGAACAACGGATCGCCGAAGTCCTGGACCAAAAGCGAGAGCTGTTCGAATCGGTCTTCTCCGACAGCGCCAGCCCCGGCACCGTCGGGCTCAGCCGCGACGACATCTTCGGCCTCTTCAAGCTCCGCACCCCCGAAGGGATCGTCAAAACGATCTAA
- a CDS encoding NAD(P)/FAD-dependent oxidoreductase, producing the protein MDPTIDLATATEKIWDVVVVGAGVAGATAAIGIARGGARVLLVDRKTFPRDKVCGACLNQDAVAGLKALGVLEPIMRAGALPLSAYELRSGSQAVTLALPGGLSISRRTMDRVLVEQAIGAGCEFLSGLTLRIDADPTTAADGGGYRQLLVQGKTEAIRARIVIMATGLASENHISQPQMQVATSPDSRVGFGISTREFPQTYREGTIYMAVSACGYVGVSRTEQGQLNIAAAIDRQALRGKSAAEVCGEILRTADFPVCDAMLSGAWKGTTTLTRRRQNVACTRLFVVGDAAGYIEPFTGEGMAWAIRAGRAVAPLATDAVTNWTDAYVDRWKHTTEDLIITQQYWCHAFARTLRYPKLVRGLLRVVTVVPSLGHYVVRQINRERQHDMFDHRPGDGASSRSC; encoded by the coding sequence ATGGATCCCACGATCGACCTCGCGACGGCCACCGAAAAAATCTGGGATGTCGTGGTCGTCGGAGCGGGAGTCGCCGGGGCGACCGCGGCCATTGGAATTGCACGCGGTGGGGCAAGAGTTCTACTGGTCGATCGGAAAACGTTTCCGCGAGACAAGGTTTGTGGTGCCTGTTTAAATCAAGATGCGGTGGCCGGGCTGAAGGCGCTCGGGGTGCTGGAACCGATCATGCGGGCTGGCGCCCTACCGCTGAGCGCTTACGAATTGCGTTCGGGTTCGCAAGCGGTCACGTTGGCTCTGCCCGGCGGACTGTCGATCAGCCGACGCACCATGGATCGGGTGTTGGTCGAGCAAGCGATCGGGGCTGGCTGCGAATTTTTGTCGGGATTGACTCTACGGATTGATGCGGATCCCACGACAGCGGCTGATGGCGGCGGGTATCGTCAACTGCTGGTGCAAGGAAAAACGGAGGCGATCCGCGCGCGGATCGTCATCATGGCGACGGGATTGGCGAGCGAGAACCACATCTCCCAGCCTCAGATGCAGGTGGCCACAAGCCCCGATTCTCGCGTGGGCTTCGGGATTTCGACCCGCGAATTCCCGCAGACTTATCGCGAGGGTACCATCTACATGGCGGTGTCGGCATGTGGGTATGTTGGTGTTTCGCGGACCGAACAAGGTCAATTAAATATCGCCGCGGCGATCGATCGCCAGGCTTTGCGAGGCAAGTCTGCGGCAGAGGTTTGCGGTGAGATCTTACGCACGGCGGACTTCCCTGTATGCGACGCGATGCTATCGGGGGCGTGGAAAGGGACGACGACCTTGACCCGTCGCCGGCAAAATGTCGCCTGTACGCGTTTGTTCGTGGTGGGAGATGCCGCAGGGTATATTGAACCTTTCACTGGCGAAGGAATGGCGTGGGCGATCCGAGCCGGCCGAGCGGTTGCGCCGTTGGCTACGGATGCCGTTACGAATTGGACCGATGCGTACGTCGATCGCTGGAAACACACTACAGAAGATTTAATTATCACCCAACAATACTGGTGCCACGCCTTCGCGCGGACGCTTCGATACCCGAAGCTGGTACGTGGTTTGCTGAGAGTTGTTACCGTTGTCCCGTCGTTGGGGCACTACGTGGTACGACAAATCAATCGGGAGCGGCAGCATGACATGTTCGATCATAGGCCTGGGGACGGCGCAAGCTCCCGAAGTTGTTAG